In Aquila chrysaetos chrysaetos chromosome 2, bAquChr1.4, whole genome shotgun sequence, the following are encoded in one genomic region:
- the DEGS2 gene encoding sphingolipid delta(4)-desaturase/C4-monooxygenase DES2 isoform X3, translating into MGNRVTREDFEWVYTEQPHTQRRKEILAKYPEIKTLMGPDPHLKWIVSGMVFMQFLACYLVKDLSWKWIFFWAYGFGGCINHSLTLAIHDISHNVAFGNKQAKWNRWFAVFANLPIGIPYSASFKKYHIDHHRYLGGDSLDVDVPTDFEGWFFCTPLRKLLWLFLQPLFYSLRPLYVNPKAITRMEIFNALVQFSIDLTIYYLWGLKPIIYLIAGTILCMGVHPISGHFIAEHYMFLKGYETYSYYGPLNWLTFNVGYHMEHHDFPSIPGCRLPILSCPEHRELASGTSAACLPARGAAGHKAKQSKDLLCVGVSHCPAADLG; encoded by the exons ATGGGTAACCGTGTCACCCGCGAGGACTTCGAGTGGGTCTACACGGAGCAGCCCCACACGCAGCGCAGGAAGGAGATCCTGG caaAATATCCAGAGATCAAGACTCTGATGGGACCAGATCCACATTTAAAGTGGATTGTATCTGGAATGGTTTTCATGCAGTTTCTAGCATGCTACCTGGTGAAAGACTTATCTTGgaaatggattttcttctggGCTTATGGTTTTGGGGGTTGCATCAACCATTCACTGACCCTAGCCATCCATGATATTTCACACAACGTCGCCTTTGGGAATAAGCAGGCCAAGTGGAACCGATGGTTTGCAGTCTTTGCCAACTTGCCGATTGGCATCCCTTATTCTGCCTCCTTCAAGAAGTACCACATTGACCATCATCGGTACCTTGGTGGGGATAGCCTGGATGTGGACGTTCCCACAGACTTTGAGGGTTGGTTCTTCTGCACACCACTTCGGAAACTGCTTTGGCTTTTCCTCCAGCCGCTGTTCTATAGTCTGAGACCACTGTATGTGAACCCCAAAGCAATTACACGGATGGAAATTTTTAACGCTCTCGTCCAGTTTTCTATAGACCTTACAATTTACTACCTTTGGGGGCTCAAACCTATTATTTACTTAATAGCAGGTACGATTCTTTGCATGGGCGTACATCCCATTTCTGGGCACTTCATAGCAGAACACTACATGTTCTTAAAAGGGTATGAGACATACTCTTATTATGGACCTCTGAACTGGCTCACCTTTAATGTAGGCTACCACATGGAGCACCACGACTTCCCCAGCATTCCCGGATGCAGATTGCCAAT TTTGTCCTGCCCAGAGCACAGGGAACTTGCCAGTGGGACAagtgctgcctgccttcctgcacGAGGTGCTGCTGGGCACAAAGCCAAGCAGAGCAAAGACCTGCTTTGTGTAGGTGTGAGTCACTGTCCTGCAGCTGATCTAGGGTAA
- the DEGS2 gene encoding sphingolipid delta(4)-desaturase/C4-monooxygenase DES2 isoform X1, producing MGNRVTREDFEWVYTEQPHTQRRKEILAKYPEIKTLMGPDPHLKWIVSGMVFMQFLACYLVKDLSWKWIFFWAYGFGGCINHSLTLAIHDISHNVAFGNKQAKWNRWFAVFANLPIGIPYSASFKKYHIDHHRYLGGDSLDVDVPTDFEGWFFCTPLRKLLWLFLQPLFYSLRPLYVNPKAITRMEIFNALVQFSIDLTIYYLWGLKPIIYLIAGTILCMGVHPISGHFIAEHYMFLKGYETYSYYGPLNWLTFNVGYHMEHHDFPSIPGCRLPMVKKIAAEYYDNLPHHQSWIRVLWDFVFDDAIGPYSRVKRLCKLAKES from the exons ATGGGTAACCGTGTCACCCGCGAGGACTTCGAGTGGGTCTACACGGAGCAGCCCCACACGCAGCGCAGGAAGGAGATCCTGG caaAATATCCAGAGATCAAGACTCTGATGGGACCAGATCCACATTTAAAGTGGATTGTATCTGGAATGGTTTTCATGCAGTTTCTAGCATGCTACCTGGTGAAAGACTTATCTTGgaaatggattttcttctggGCTTATGGTTTTGGGGGTTGCATCAACCATTCACTGACCCTAGCCATCCATGATATTTCACACAACGTCGCCTTTGGGAATAAGCAGGCCAAGTGGAACCGATGGTTTGCAGTCTTTGCCAACTTGCCGATTGGCATCCCTTATTCTGCCTCCTTCAAGAAGTACCACATTGACCATCATCGGTACCTTGGTGGGGATAGCCTGGATGTGGACGTTCCCACAGACTTTGAGGGTTGGTTCTTCTGCACACCACTTCGGAAACTGCTTTGGCTTTTCCTCCAGCCGCTGTTCTATAGTCTGAGACCACTGTATGTGAACCCCAAAGCAATTACACGGATGGAAATTTTTAACGCTCTCGTCCAGTTTTCTATAGACCTTACAATTTACTACCTTTGGGGGCTCAAACCTATTATTTACTTAATAGCAGGTACGATTCTTTGCATGGGCGTACATCCCATTTCTGGGCACTTCATAGCAGAACACTACATGTTCTTAAAAGGGTATGAGACATACTCTTATTATGGACCTCTGAACTGGCTCACCTTTAATGTAGGCTACCACATGGAGCACCACGACTTCCCCAGCATTCCCGGATGCAGATTGCCAATG GTGAAAAAGATTGCAGCAGAATATTACGATAACCTCCCACATCACCAGTCCTGGATTCGAGTTCTGTGGGACTTTGTGTTTGATGACGCTATTGGTCCTTATTCAAGGGTTAAGAGACTATGCAAGCTGGCAAAAGAAAGCTAA
- the DEGS2 gene encoding sphingolipid delta(4)-desaturase/C4-monooxygenase DES2 isoform X2: MPHIDHQAKYPEIKTLMGPDPHLKWIVSGMVFMQFLACYLVKDLSWKWIFFWAYGFGGCINHSLTLAIHDISHNVAFGNKQAKWNRWFAVFANLPIGIPYSASFKKYHIDHHRYLGGDSLDVDVPTDFEGWFFCTPLRKLLWLFLQPLFYSLRPLYVNPKAITRMEIFNALVQFSIDLTIYYLWGLKPIIYLIAGTILCMGVHPISGHFIAEHYMFLKGYETYSYYGPLNWLTFNVGYHMEHHDFPSIPGCRLPMVKKIAAEYYDNLPHHQSWIRVLWDFVFDDAIGPYSRVKRLCKLAKES; this comes from the exons ATGCCACATATTGACCAtcagg caaAATATCCAGAGATCAAGACTCTGATGGGACCAGATCCACATTTAAAGTGGATTGTATCTGGAATGGTTTTCATGCAGTTTCTAGCATGCTACCTGGTGAAAGACTTATCTTGgaaatggattttcttctggGCTTATGGTTTTGGGGGTTGCATCAACCATTCACTGACCCTAGCCATCCATGATATTTCACACAACGTCGCCTTTGGGAATAAGCAGGCCAAGTGGAACCGATGGTTTGCAGTCTTTGCCAACTTGCCGATTGGCATCCCTTATTCTGCCTCCTTCAAGAAGTACCACATTGACCATCATCGGTACCTTGGTGGGGATAGCCTGGATGTGGACGTTCCCACAGACTTTGAGGGTTGGTTCTTCTGCACACCACTTCGGAAACTGCTTTGGCTTTTCCTCCAGCCGCTGTTCTATAGTCTGAGACCACTGTATGTGAACCCCAAAGCAATTACACGGATGGAAATTTTTAACGCTCTCGTCCAGTTTTCTATAGACCTTACAATTTACTACCTTTGGGGGCTCAAACCTATTATTTACTTAATAGCAGGTACGATTCTTTGCATGGGCGTACATCCCATTTCTGGGCACTTCATAGCAGAACACTACATGTTCTTAAAAGGGTATGAGACATACTCTTATTATGGACCTCTGAACTGGCTCACCTTTAATGTAGGCTACCACATGGAGCACCACGACTTCCCCAGCATTCCCGGATGCAGATTGCCAATG GTGAAAAAGATTGCAGCAGAATATTACGATAACCTCCCACATCACCAGTCCTGGATTCGAGTTCTGTGGGACTTTGTGTTTGATGACGCTATTGGTCCTTATTCAAGGGTTAAGAGACTATGCAAGCTGGCAAAAGAAAGCTAA